The following coding sequences lie in one Fundulus heteroclitus isolate FHET01 chromosome 20, MU-UCD_Fhet_4.1, whole genome shotgun sequence genomic window:
- the eno1b gene encoding enolase 1b, (alpha), whose product MSIIKIHAREIFDSRGNPTVEVDLYTDNGLFRAAVPSGASTGIYEALELRDNDKSRYLGKGVSQAVDHINSTIGPALVSEDVSVVEQEKIDQMMIDLDGTENKSKFGANAILGVSLAVCKAGAAEKGVPLYRHIADLAGNPEVILPVPAFNVINGGSHAGNKLAMQEFMILPIGASTFKEAMRIGAEVYHNLKNVIKKKYGQDATNVGDEGGFAPNILENKEALELLKEAIAKAGYTEEVVIGMDVAASEFYRDGKYDLDFKSPDDPSRYITPDELADLYRSFVKDYPVVSIEDPFDQDDWAAWTNFTESTDIQVVGDDLTVTNPSRICKAVEEKACNCLLLKVNQIGTVTESMKACKMAQESGWGVMVSHRSGETEDTFIADLVVGLCTGQIKTGAPCRSERLAKYNQILRIEEELGDKAQFAGKNFRNPVIE is encoded by the exons ATGTCCATCATCAAGATCCACGCCAGAGAGATCTTTGATTCTCGTGGAAACCCCACTGTGGAGGTCGATCTGTACACTGACAATG GCTTGTTTCGAGCTGCTGTTCCCAGCGGTGCTTCCACTGGGATCTATGAAGCTCTGGAGCTGAGAGACAATGACAAGTCTCGCTACCTGGGGAAAG GCGTCTCCCAGGCGGTAGATCACATTAATTCAACTATTGGCCCTGCGCTTGTCAGTGAG GATGTATCTGTGGTCGAGCAGGAGAAAATTGACCAGATGATGATCGATTTGGACGGCACAGAGAACAAAT CCAAGTTTGGAGCAAACGCCATCCTTGGTGTTTCTCTGGCTGTTTGTAAAGCCGGCGCTGCAGAAAAAGGCGTTCCCTTGTACCGCCACATTGCCGACCTGGCAGGGAACCCTGAGGTCATCTTGCCTGTGCCG GCCTTCAACGTAATCAACGGTGGCTCTCATGCTGGCAACAAGCTCGCCATGCAAGAGTTCATGATCCTCCCCATCGGTGCCAGCACCTTCAAAGAAGCCATGCGCATCGGAGCAGAGGTTTACCACAACCTGAAAAATGTCATCAAGAAGAAATATGGGCAGGATGCCACAAATGTAGGCGATGAAGGTGGCTTTGCTCCAAACATATTGGAAAATAAGGAGG CTCTGGAGCTCCTGAAGGAGGCCATTGCCAAAGCCGGCTACACAGAGGAGGTCGTGATCGGCATGGACGTGGCTGCGTCAGAGTTCTACAGGGACGGAAAATACGACCTGGACTTCAAGTCGCCTGACGACCCGAGCCGCTACATCACCCCCGACGAGCTTGCTGATCTCTACAGGAGCTTTGTCAAGGATTATCCAG TGGTCTCCATTGAGGATCCGTTTGACCAGGACGACTGGGCTGCCTGGACCAACTTCACCGAGAGCACAGACATCCAGGTGGTTGGAGATGATTTAACTGTGACGAATCCCAGCCGCATCTGCAAGGCGGTGGAGGAGAAGGCCTGCAACTGTCTGCTGCTCAAAGTCAATCAAATTGGAACGGTTACAGAGTCGATGAAGGC GTGCAAGATGGCCCAGGAGAGCGGCTGGGGCGTGATGGTAAGTCACCGCTCTGGGGAAACTGAGGACACCTTCATAGCCGATCTAGTGGTCGGGTTGTGCACCGGACAG ATCAAGACGGGGGCTCCTTGTCGTTCTGAACGTTTGGCTAAATACAACCAGATTCTGAG AATTGAGGAGGAGTTGGGGGACAAAGCTCAGTTTGCTGGGAAAAACTTCAGGAATCCTGTGATTGAGTGA